CTTCGACGCGCACGTGATCCGCGCGGGGGATTCCATGGTCTTCGATTCGCAGCGCCCGCACCTCTTCGTGAACAGCGCCGACGAGCCGGCGATCGGCGTCTGGTACATCACCGGTCGCGCGGCGGCGGCGCGTCAGGGCTCATCCCCGGACGAGGGATTGGTGCCGCAGGGAGCCGAGGACGAGCCGCTGAACTCCGCCGTCGACGTGCTCCGCTCCTTCCGCAATTGACCGGTCCGATCGCGCCGCGCGCCGGGAACCCCGACCGCTAGAATCGTTGACGTGCTGCTCTCAGACCGCGATATCACCGCCGAACTCGACTCCGGTCGCATCGGGCTCACGCCCAGCGAACCGTCGATGGTGCAACCATCGAGCGTGGACGTGCGGCTCGATCGCGCATTCCGCCTGTTCGACAACCACAAGTACCCCGTCATCGACCCGGCCGAGGAGCAGCCCGAGCTGACCCGGCTCATCGAGGTCGACCCGACGGAGGGCTTCATCCTGCACCCCGGCGAGTTCGTGCTGGGTTCGACGTACGAGAACGTGCGCCTCCCGGACGACATCGCCGCACGCCTCGAGGGGAAGAGTTCGCTCGGCCGGCTGGGTCTGCTGACCCACTCCACGGCGGGCTTCATCGACCCGGGCTTCGAGGGGCACGTCACGCTCGAGCTCTCAAACGTCGCCACCCTCCCGATCCGCCTCTGGCCGGGCATGAAGATCGGGCAGCTGTGCTTCTTCCGGCTGTCATCCCCCGCCGAACGCCCCTACGGATCCGGCGCGACCTTCTCGCGCTACCTCGGGCAGCGCGGACCGACGGCGTCGCGCTCGCACCTGAACTTCCATCGCGCGGACGTGAGTGATCCAGACGACAACACCGAAGCGTAGGCCCTAGCGGCCGCGCGACTGCGCGCGCTGATCCCGCTGCGACTGCGACGCCAGCATCTCGTTGTAGGCGCGCAGCTCGGCGTCTCCCGAGCGATCCTCCGCCCGATCCTTCCGCTTCTGCTCCTTGGAGTCGCTGCGCGACCACTGCACCGCGACGATGAGCGCGAGCGCGAGTGTCGGCAGCTCGCCGATCCCCCACGCGATCCCGCCTCCCGTCGACTGGTCCTCGAGCGGGGTCGCCCCCCACGTGCGCCCCATCGCCCCGAACCAGTCGGCCAGCATGAGCGAGCTCCCCGTCATGATCGTGACGCCGAAGAACGCGTGCGACGCCATAGTGGCGAAGAGGGTGACGAGACGCAGCGGGTAGGGGAACCGGTACGGCACGGGATCGATCCCGATCATCGAGAGGCTGAACAGATACCCGGCGATCAAGAAGTGCACGATCATCCACTGGTGGCCGAGGTGCTCCTCCATCGCCCAGCGGAAGATCGGGGTGAAGTAGAAGACCCAGAGGGATCCCGCGAACACGATCGCCGCGACCGCGGGGTGGGTGACGACCTTCGAGAACGGCGTCTGCACCATCCAGAGGATCCACTCGCGGCCGCCCCAGGAACCGTCGGTGCGCTTCTCCACCGCCCGCAGCGCGAGGGTGATCGGCGCGCCCAGCACCAGGGTGAGCGGGATCAGCATCGTGAGCATCATGTGCCCGAGCATGTGCACGCTGAACAGGTACTGCTCGTAGAGGTTGAAGGGGCCGTTCGTCGTGTAGAACAGCAGCGCGATGCCGAGACACCAGGCGATCGTGCGGCCGACGGGCCAGCGGTCGCCGCGACGCGCGAGCCGAAGCACGGCGGCGAGGTAGAGCCCGACGCCGAAGACGCACACGAGCGACCAGGCGAGATCGAACTTCCACCCCGTGAGATAGCTCATGGGGGTCAGCTCGGGCGGCAGCGGATCGCCGGTGAGCCACTCGGCCGGGGAGATCCCCTCGCCCTGGTCGCGCACGGGCTCGAGGGCGACCGGGGTCGCCGTGCGGCCGAGGGCCCCAGCGACGCCGCTCGCGATGCCCATGACGGCGAGCTCCGCGGTCACGAACCAGGCGAAGATCCGCCCTCCCCGCACCGAGTCGGCGATGCGCGGGATCAGGCGGGTGCGCTGCACGGCCCCGAAGATGCCGAGGGCGACGAGCGCCGCCGTCTTCCACACGACGAGCTGACCGTAGCCGGTGCCGAACAGCGCGTCGATCGATCCGATGCGGAGCCACGCGCTGACGACGCCCGATGCCGCGACGCCCACGAAGGCGAACAGCGCGAGTGTCGAGTACCGGGCGGTGATGACGGCGAGCCGCGAGCGATCGACGACCCGCGCGAGGAAGACCAGGGTGAGGAGGCCGCCGAGCCAGACCGCGGCACCGATGAGATGCACGAGCAGCGAGTTCACGGCCTGCGCGTGCCCTGAGGCGCCGGCCGCGTGGCCCTGCTGGGCGAGGGGCAGCGTCGACGCCATCGCGGCGACCAGCACGATGAGCGTGAGCCGTCGCTCGCGCACCGCGAAGGCGAGCACGGTCGTCACCGCGGCGAGCAGCAGCTCGATGAGCCAGAGCTGCCCGAGCTCGATCTCGGTGACGAACTGGGCGAGACCCGCGCCGAATGCCGAGTCGCCGGAGAACGGCTGGCCCGAGACGTCGACGTAGGTGAAAATGAGGGTCGCTGCGCTGGCGACGGTGAGCACGGCGGCGGATCCCGCGGCGAGATCCATGGCGATGCGGGCCTCGGCCTGCTCGCTCGCGAGCGCCCAGACCGTCATCACGATCGAGCCGATGAGGCCCGCCATCGCGAGGTTCACGAGGGTGCGCGCCACGGGCATGCCGTACCGCACCACCGCACCGGGGTCGAGGAGGGTGCGCTCTGCCGCAGCCCCGCCGATGCTGAGCCCCATCACGAGCGCCGCGAGGGTCACCGCGATCAGGGCGGCGGGGGCGACAACACGCAGAGAACGGGGCACCCCCCAAGCCTACGGCCTCCGCGCTGGGCAAGACGCCGGAGGCGGTCCGCGGCCGACTCACCGACCTGCCGACCTGCCGACCTGCCGGTCGGCGCTCACCGCCCTCGGGCGGATCCCATTTCGATCGATTCTTCGTTCCGGGGTCACTTGTGCGGGGTGCGGCGGGTTCGACACCCCGCACAAGTGACCCCGGAGCGGATTCGGGACCGGGATCCGGGCCGGAATTCAGATTCGGGACCGGGATCCGGGCCGGAAACGACAACACCCCCGGAGCGCCGAGCGCCACCGGGGGTGTTGTGCGGGAAGTCAGTTACTTCACGGCAGCCTTGAGCTTGCTGCCAACGGACACCTTCACGCGCTTGCCAGCGGGGATGTCGATGCTCTCGCCGGTGCGCGGGTTGCGGCCGGTGCGAGCTGCGGTGGTCGCGGTCTCGAAGGAGATCCAGCCCGGGATCGAAACCTTGTCGCCACCGGCGACGGTCTCGGAAACCGCGGCGAA
Above is a genomic segment from Leucobacter rhizosphaerae containing:
- the dcd gene encoding dCTP deaminase; this encodes MLLSDRDITAELDSGRIGLTPSEPSMVQPSSVDVRLDRAFRLFDNHKYPVIDPAEEQPELTRLIEVDPTEGFILHPGEFVLGSTYENVRLPDDIAARLEGKSSLGRLGLLTHSTAGFIDPGFEGHVTLELSNVATLPIRLWPGMKIGQLCFFRLSSPAERPYGSGATFSRYLGQRGPTASRSHLNFHRADVSDPDDNTEA
- a CDS encoding cytochrome c oxidase assembly protein gives rise to the protein MPRSLRVVAPAALIAVTLAALVMGLSIGGAAAERTLLDPGAVVRYGMPVARTLVNLAMAGLIGSIVMTVWALASEQAEARIAMDLAAGSAAVLTVASAATLIFTYVDVSGQPFSGDSAFGAGLAQFVTEIELGQLWLIELLLAAVTTVLAFAVRERRLTLIVLVAAMASTLPLAQQGHAAGASGHAQAVNSLLVHLIGAAVWLGGLLTLVFLARVVDRSRLAVITARYSTLALFAFVGVAASGVVSAWLRIGSIDALFGTGYGQLVVWKTAALVALGIFGAVQRTRLIPRIADSVRGGRIFAWFVTAELAVMGIASGVAGALGRTATPVALEPVRDQGEGISPAEWLTGDPLPPELTPMSYLTGWKFDLAWSLVCVFGVGLYLAAVLRLARRGDRWPVGRTIAWCLGIALLFYTTNGPFNLYEQYLFSVHMLGHMMLTMLIPLTLVLGAPITLALRAVEKRTDGSWGGREWILWMVQTPFSKVVTHPAVAAIVFAGSLWVFYFTPIFRWAMEEHLGHQWMIVHFLIAGYLFSLSMIGIDPVPYRFPYPLRLVTLFATMASHAFFGVTIMTGSSLMLADWFGAMGRTWGATPLEDQSTGGGIAWGIGELPTLALALIVAVQWSRSDSKEQKRKDRAEDRSGDAELRAYNEMLASQSQRDQRAQSRGR
- a CDS encoding HU family DNA-binding protein, with protein sequence MALNKTELVAKIAAETGQSQAAVSSVIDGLFAAVSETVAGGDKVSIPGWISFETATTAARTGRNPRTGESIDIPAGKRVKVSVGSKLKAAVK